CGCGTGTTGATCTGTTTTTCCCGTTTCTCTCAGTCCAATCATAAACCAGTGCCACTGTGCGTTCCTTTCTATTATCTGCTTTTGGCTGCTGTTGATGAGGGTAGCCaataaaactgaaaaatcaaatctGAGTCCTTCCCTTTCGTTAAGCAATCAGTATCCAAGACCCCTAAGACAGGTGATTTGGGTAATCAGCTGAGCAATTAACTTAACCAAGGTTTTATTTGATACCTTCCTTTCTTACGTGTTCACACTCTGTGCATCACCCTGACTGGCCACCAGGTGCCAGCACAACAGGGTGctgatcccagcccagggccagggAATGTTACCTCACTAGTGATAATTAGTAAtcaaggggcagcagggggtgtatCCCACACCCTGAGGCTGAGAAGGGCAGAGTCTGATGGGCATTCCTGCACCGGCTCTGCACTCACAGACCTGCCCTGTCTCCCTGCACAGACTCCCTCCCTCAGACAGTTCATAGGGCaggctgggctgagctgggcttTGTGCAAAGCCACCCGGTGCTGACTGACCCCTGAGCCGAGCAGACGAGGTGACTGGGCTGTGGAggccctgatgggctgcaggggCAGCCAAAAACAGAGCCAGCTCCTCTCCCATCCTGGCCAGAGCCCACTGGGGTGACACATCAGGGGTTCCCAGACCCAGCCAGGGGTGGGCATCCTCCCCTCCCTGTCTCTCCAGGGCCAACCACATCCACCCCTGGAACAACCCTGCCACCCCCTCAGCCCCTGGCAAACAGCcaagctgccccctcctccctcccgtgGGTCAAATCTCCTGCCccgttcctcccctccccctccctgccttctCCAGACACGCGCTAGCTCAGCATCATGCCAAGGGTCTGgtaccctgccccggctgcagagccAGGCGTGCTGGTGATGGGCGCAGGCACAGCCGTGCTGGGAGCTACCTGTCCCCCTCCCTGGGTGAACGGCCCTGCCAGGGATGTTATTCCTGTCACACGGAACTTACATTGATTCCTTTaactccagccctgctgctcgGAGCCTCTGGTCAGGCTCCTCTGCTGCTGTTCTCCACATCCAAGTGCCACCTGTGTAACCTTACAACCCACtgtagcagaggtgggcaaactacggcccgcgggaccgtcctgcccggacGCTGAGTTCCCGGCCGGGGAGTCTTGCCCCggtccctcccctgcagtgccccctcccctgcagccatgcgggcagcgctctgggcagcggggttgCGCGCTCCTGCAGGGCACACGGCAGCGTGTCTGGGTCTGGCCAGGTGGtgcagctgccagacatgctgctctgagtggcatgatAAGGGGGTGGAGGATCCCGAGGGACAgtcagggggtggttggatggggcggaggttcgaggggggtggtcaggggatggggggttgtATACGTAtcggagtccggggggggggctgtcagggggtgtggataggggtccgggcactcagggagcaggggggctggagagagggtggggtcccagggagggGGACAAGCCGCCAGAAAAGCCGTGGTGTGGTGAGAAAACACAGCTGACAAAGGGCAGAAGTACTTGAGAGATGGAGATCAGGTGTTCTTGGCCCAGGTGGAGATGGCTGTGGAATGAGATTAGATTAGTTCAGTAACTGACCAATTCTAGGTCCTGCTGAGagaatttttctgtggggaaatgtTTCCTCTCATACTGGAATGAGTGTGGCCAGAgggcagcgctttccctgctcagctgtacgaaggctggtttaacccaaatcgctgtacagctgcaagtgtagccagacCCTGTGTCTCCAAACTCAGGCAGATTCATAAGAAGTTAATCAtgtccacactgggtcagaccaatgggttccctagggaggtggtggaatccccttccttagaggtttttaaggtcaggcttgacaaagccctggctgggatgatttagttggggattggtcttcctttgaacagggggttggactagatacctgctgaggtttcttccagccctaatattctatgattctgttccacccccccaccccacatgtatAGTCAGCTTATAGATACTGACCTTTtgaggtgctttgagatctacagataaaAACACCAGCTAGAGGGGAAGGATGGACCAGTGGTTGTTGGGCACTAGTCTGTGACTTGGGAAACTCAGGCAATTCTCTCCAGACTTcctgtctgggctggggcaagtcactttaggCACCCAGCTTCCCTTGAAATCTGTGacactgcctgagtctgcagagagcctgagccaattgctctgaaatcaatggaagtgacATGCTTAAATACCTGTGAATTTCTGGGcctgagtttccccatctgtagaatgggggtaATAGCCCTGCCCTATCCTCAGGTGTGGTGGGAGGATAAAGACATTAATGAAGCCTGAAGCACTTTGAGCTCTGCTGATGAAACGTGCTGTGTAAGAGCTAGATATCATTTATTGTGCTGGCTTTAATGGCACTGGGCTAAGTCATGGTAGATGAGATCTGATCCCCACTGCCTTATTTTCACAAGTAATGGTAACTTGCAGCTTGGTCTGGAGTCCTCTGATCAGGTGATTCTCCTCCACCTATGGCAGCATGCAGCTGATCTTCATGATGGCTTTGTTATACTCCTTGGAGGCTGGCTTGAACTCACTCACCAGCTCACTGAGCTCCTGAATCTTTGCCTCCAGTTGGTCTCTTTCTATGGCGCCCAGGATCGCGCTGATAATCAAGTCGACACCCACGCCCAGTAACATGCCAGCCATGGCGCCAATCACGGAGGCACCAATCTTGGCCAAGAGCATGGTTGTTTGGCTCAGGACTCTGCTTACCACCTGCGATAACGCCAGCTTGATGAAGAACCCCATGGCCACGGTCCCAGCGAGGCCGCTCACAAATGTGGCCACATTGCGCAGAATCCGCATCTTCGTGGCATCAGGCTCCTGGAAATCGTGAAGCTTTTGGTAGAGATCTGGCTCCAGGTTGCTCTTCAGCTTTGCATCGATGGCCTGCAGAATGTCTTGGATGGACTTTATGGCTGCAAGGAGTATGTCGCAGTTCTCCCGGATGGTGCCGTTCATGTTCATCTTAACGGGGTGCAACTTGAACTGACAGTGTGTGTTTAAGGCTTCAATCAACTCATTGGTGGTATCAAAATTGAGCTCTATGCAGTTGATCAGCTCCTGGTGTAACCGCGCCACCCTCTCCCGCCTCACCGGGTTGTCTGGGTACAGGATATCGCTCCAGGACATTCTCGGGAAAGCTGCCAGGAGAGGAAGAAGGCAGAGGCCTTACTCAGCCAGAGCTCCCTactgtgcctcccctcccccagctcaaaTCACAGACTTAGCTAGTGCAGAGACTCAGCtgccattaaaacaaaaaaagtctaaAGGGCTCTGAtcctttaggtgcctaattccccgTCAATCCGTGGGAGTTCTGCACCTAAACACCTTGGAGGTTCTAGGGTGGAAGGACTCGggccctgtctccccccccaaaccccgtGGTCTCAGGAGGACTGGCTGGCTCCTCCCTGCACTGAGCCtccagctgggagggggagaatccGCCCAAGCAAGCTCAGGActctcagccccactccccaACAGACCCTAAATTGCCAGAGATCCCCCTGGCCCAGCAGTGTCCCAGCTactgccccagacacccccacttctcctcccacACGTTACCTCCCCACATTCCCCGATCTCTGTCccagcacccaaccccctgcacccccagctccttcCAGCCCCCGCCCAGATTCCATCCACCTCAGAGGCGCGGCAGCATCCCCCATCTACCCGGCCGCCTCCCGCCCCAGCCGCGGCGCTGCCCAGTGCTCGGCAGTTGCAtaacttgctccccccccgctgcCCGGGGACCCCGCTGTGGGTCAGACGCGGCAGTTTCCGGCTGTCCGCAAATTAG
This genomic window from Mauremys mutica isolate MM-2020 ecotype Southern chromosome 17, ASM2049712v1, whole genome shotgun sequence contains:
- the LOC123351400 gene encoding single-pass membrane and coiled-coil domain-containing protein 3-like, which gives rise to MSWSDILYPDNPVRRERVARLHQELINCIELNFDTTNELIEALNTHCQFKLHPVKMNMNGTIRENCDILLAAIKSIQDILQAIDAKLKSNLEPDLYQKLHDFQEPDATKMRILRNVATFVSGLAGTVAMGFFIKLALSQVVSRVLSQTTMLLAKIGASVIGAMAGMLLGVGVDLIISAILGAIERDQLEAKIQELSELVSEFKPASKEYNKAIMKISCMLP